A DNA window from Linepithema humile isolate Giens D197 chromosome 6, Lhum_UNIL_v1.0, whole genome shotgun sequence contains the following coding sequences:
- the vari gene encoding protein PALS2 isoform X3, with protein sequence MRKSKSKADVINDICGCSALSSIIHRKDLNSTSAAFMHVRDNIEELGKVADDTDLLFLKGLLDSPVVTSLVKVQERLEDPPVPVEPVCSSVCDIVDEVCHAFRASGNLNARELVNLLNSSHLKALLETHDAIVERRGASSESKPSVVTMPTNKKEEAPIRVVGFRRQPDEPLGLTVQVDESGNLIIARILGGSTAARQELLRAGEVILEVNGKRVRNPEELQQAIQDAKDNLSLKLAPGIASDANRLLKSTCYMRALFDYDPSEDTLLPCKEIGLPFQKGDILQIVDQADPNWWQARRVEGESLGSPGLVPSLELEERRKAFVPPEADFVHKISICGTRISKKKKRKMYQSKSNGEFDSAELLLYEEVARMPPFRRKTLALVGPRGVGRRTLKNRLINSDTDKFGTIVPYTSRPPRVLEENGKSYWFTDRESMETDIREHRFLEHGEHGGHLYGTKLDSVRELIRAGKMCVLDCSPAALKILHNSTEFMPYVIFIAAPGMEQLKSLYDLGRSTGASSRNLTFDRQSSIRYSSRRARTLESLASLYEEDDLRSTLEESAALQRAYEKYIDLVIVNEDFDNTFRQVIAALDALATEHQWVPVNWIY encoded by the exons ATGAGGAAGAGCAAGTCGAAGGCAGACGTCATCAATGACATCTGCGGATGCTCCGCTCTGTCGTCGATTATTCACAGAAAAGACTTGAACTCTACTTCGG CTGCGTTCATGCACGTACGTGACAATATCGAAGAACTGGGTAAAGTTGCCGATGACACGGACCTGCTGTTTCTGAAGGGACTTCTTGACAGCCCGGTAGTTACATCTCTCGTTAAA GTCCAGGAGCGTCTTGAGGATCCGCCGGTGCCTGTGGAACCGGTATGCTCGTCCGTCTGTGACATCGTCGACGAGGTGTGTCACGCCTTTCGAGCTTCCGGCAATCTGAACGCCAGAGAGCTGGTGAATCTTCTCAATAGCTCGCATCTGAAAGCGCTTTTGGAGACACACGACGCGATTGTGGAACGCAGAGGAGCATCTTCTGAGTCGAAGCCTTCCGTGGTGACGATGCCAACGAACAAGAAAGAAGAGGCGCCTATCAGGGTGGTCGGCTTTAGAAGACAACCAGATGAACCTTTG GGACTAACAGTGCAGGTCGACGAGTCTGGAAACTTAATTATCGCCAGAATTCTCGGTGGCAGCACAGCGGCTCGTCAAGAGCTGCTGAGAGCAGGCGAAGTAATACTCGAAGTCAATGGAAAACGAGTTCGAAATCCCGAAGAGCTCCAACAGGCGATTCAAGACGCCAAGGACAATTTATCTTTGAAATTGGCTCCGGGCATCGCTTCCGATGCGAATCGGCTTCTCAAGTCCACG TGTTACATGAGAGCTCTCTTCGATTACGATCCATCGGAGGACACGTTGTTGCCTTGCAAAGAAATCGGTCTACCTTTTCAAAAGGGCGACATTCTCCAGATCGTTGATCAGGCCGATCCAAACTGGTGGCAGGCGCGAAGAGTGGAGGGCGAGAGTCTCGGCTCACCAGGTCTGGTACCCTCCTTGGAGCTGGAAGAGCGCAGAAAAGCCTTCGTGCCGCCCGAGGCCGATTTCGTTCACAAGATTAGCATCTGCGGTACAAGAATAtccaagaaaaaaaagaggaagatgTATCAATCTAAGTCGAACGGCGAATTCGACAGTGCCGAGCTGCTTCTCTACGAGGAGGTCGCTCGAATGCCGCCGTTCCGTCGCAAAACCTTAGCCCTGGTCGGTCCACGCGGCGTAGGCCGGCGGACCTTGAAAAATAGATTGATCAATAGCGATACCGATAAATTCGGCACTATAGTACCAT ATACATCGAGACCGCCTAGAGTTCTCGAAGAAAACGGTAAAAGCTACTGGTTTACCGATCGCGAGTCCATGGAGACTGACATCAGAGAGCACAGATTCTTAGAACACGGTGAACACGGTGGACACCTGTACGGTACTAAATTGGATTCTGTACGAGAACTGATAAGGGCTGGCAAGATGTGCGTGTTGGACTGCAGTCCGGCCGCGCTCAAGATCCTCCATAACAGTACAGAATTTATGCCTTACGTCATATTTATCGCCGCACCCGGAATGGAGCAGCTGAAATCTTTATACGATCTCGGGAGGTCGACTGGTGCCAGCAGTCGGAATCTAACG TTCGACCGTCAGAGTTCCATCAGATACAGTTCCAGAAGAGCCAGAACGTTGGAATCCCTTGCATCTTTATATGAG GAAGACGATTTGAGATCCACATTAGAGGAGTCCGCGGCCTTGCAAAGAGCTTACGAAAAGTACATCGACTTAGTGATCGTGAATGAAGATTTTGATAACACGTTCAGGCAGGTGATTGCAGCTTTGGATGCCTTAGCCACGGAGCATCAATGGGTTCCAGTTAATtggatatattaa
- the vari gene encoding protein PALS2 isoform X4 translates to MVFFGRKEKLENRRLLASIDAMNGGVIHQIDNAAFMHVRDNIEELGKVADDTDLLFLKGLLDSPVVTSLVKVQERLEDPPVPVEPVCSSVCDIVDEVCHAFRASGNLNARELVNLLNSSHLKALLETHDAIVERRGASSESKPSVVTMPTNKKEEAPIRVVGFRRQPDEPLGLTVQVDESGNLIIARILGGSTAARQELLRAGEVILEVNGKRVRNPEELQQAIQDAKDNLSLKLAPGIASDANRLLKSTCYMRALFDYDPSEDTLLPCKEIGLPFQKGDILQIVDQADPNWWQARRVEGESLGSPGLVPSLELEERRKAFVPPEADFVHKISICGTRISKKKKRKMYQSKSNGEFDSAELLLYEEVARMPPFRRKTLALVGPRGVGRRTLKNRLINSDTDKFGTIVPYTSRPPRVLEENGKSYWFTDRESMETDIREHRFLEHGEHGGHLYGTKLDSVRELIRAGKMCVLDCSPAALKILHNSTEFMPYVIFIAAPGMEQLKSLYDLGRSTGASSRNLTFDRQSSIRYSSRRARTLESLASLYEEDDLRSTLEESAALQRAYEKYIDLVIVNEDFDNTFRQVIAALDALATEHQWVPVNWIY, encoded by the exons ATGGTTTTCTTCGGAAGGAAGGAGAAGCTGGAGAATCGGCGATTGCTGGCCAGCATAGATGCCATGAACGGTGGCGTTATCCATCAAATCGACAATG CTGCGTTCATGCACGTACGTGACAATATCGAAGAACTGGGTAAAGTTGCCGATGACACGGACCTGCTGTTTCTGAAGGGACTTCTTGACAGCCCGGTAGTTACATCTCTCGTTAAA GTCCAGGAGCGTCTTGAGGATCCGCCGGTGCCTGTGGAACCGGTATGCTCGTCCGTCTGTGACATCGTCGACGAGGTGTGTCACGCCTTTCGAGCTTCCGGCAATCTGAACGCCAGAGAGCTGGTGAATCTTCTCAATAGCTCGCATCTGAAAGCGCTTTTGGAGACACACGACGCGATTGTGGAACGCAGAGGAGCATCTTCTGAGTCGAAGCCTTCCGTGGTGACGATGCCAACGAACAAGAAAGAAGAGGCGCCTATCAGGGTGGTCGGCTTTAGAAGACAACCAGATGAACCTTTG GGACTAACAGTGCAGGTCGACGAGTCTGGAAACTTAATTATCGCCAGAATTCTCGGTGGCAGCACAGCGGCTCGTCAAGAGCTGCTGAGAGCAGGCGAAGTAATACTCGAAGTCAATGGAAAACGAGTTCGAAATCCCGAAGAGCTCCAACAGGCGATTCAAGACGCCAAGGACAATTTATCTTTGAAATTGGCTCCGGGCATCGCTTCCGATGCGAATCGGCTTCTCAAGTCCACG TGTTACATGAGAGCTCTCTTCGATTACGATCCATCGGAGGACACGTTGTTGCCTTGCAAAGAAATCGGTCTACCTTTTCAAAAGGGCGACATTCTCCAGATCGTTGATCAGGCCGATCCAAACTGGTGGCAGGCGCGAAGAGTGGAGGGCGAGAGTCTCGGCTCACCAGGTCTGGTACCCTCCTTGGAGCTGGAAGAGCGCAGAAAAGCCTTCGTGCCGCCCGAGGCCGATTTCGTTCACAAGATTAGCATCTGCGGTACAAGAATAtccaagaaaaaaaagaggaagatgTATCAATCTAAGTCGAACGGCGAATTCGACAGTGCCGAGCTGCTTCTCTACGAGGAGGTCGCTCGAATGCCGCCGTTCCGTCGCAAAACCTTAGCCCTGGTCGGTCCACGCGGCGTAGGCCGGCGGACCTTGAAAAATAGATTGATCAATAGCGATACCGATAAATTCGGCACTATAGTACCAT ATACATCGAGACCGCCTAGAGTTCTCGAAGAAAACGGTAAAAGCTACTGGTTTACCGATCGCGAGTCCATGGAGACTGACATCAGAGAGCACAGATTCTTAGAACACGGTGAACACGGTGGACACCTGTACGGTACTAAATTGGATTCTGTACGAGAACTGATAAGGGCTGGCAAGATGTGCGTGTTGGACTGCAGTCCGGCCGCGCTCAAGATCCTCCATAACAGTACAGAATTTATGCCTTACGTCATATTTATCGCCGCACCCGGAATGGAGCAGCTGAAATCTTTATACGATCTCGGGAGGTCGACTGGTGCCAGCAGTCGGAATCTAACG TTCGACCGTCAGAGTTCCATCAGATACAGTTCCAGAAGAGCCAGAACGTTGGAATCCCTTGCATCTTTATATGAG GAAGACGATTTGAGATCCACATTAGAGGAGTCCGCGGCCTTGCAAAGAGCTTACGAAAAGTACATCGACTTAGTGATCGTGAATGAAGATTTTGATAACACGTTCAGGCAGGTGATTGCAGCTTTGGATGCCTTAGCCACGGAGCATCAATGGGTTCCAGTTAATtggatatattaa
- the vari gene encoding protein PALS2 isoform X2, with the protein MATPEFTLTSLRPCWHPSLFTHLPPSFNFPQPLLLSPPYATMRCSWPVYSQLIMNECVVTVPAAFMHVRDNIEELGKVADDTDLLFLKGLLDSPVVTSLVKVQERLEDPPVPVEPVCSSVCDIVDEVCHAFRASGNLNARELVNLLNSSHLKALLETHDAIVERRGASSESKPSVVTMPTNKKEEAPIRVVGFRRQPDEPLGLTVQVDESGNLIIARILGGSTAARQELLRAGEVILEVNGKRVRNPEELQQAIQDAKDNLSLKLAPGIASDANRLLKSTCYMRALFDYDPSEDTLLPCKEIGLPFQKGDILQIVDQADPNWWQARRVEGESLGSPGLVPSLELEERRKAFVPPEADFVHKISICGTRISKKKKRKMYQSKSNGEFDSAELLLYEEVARMPPFRRKTLALVGPRGVGRRTLKNRLINSDTDKFGTIVPYTSRPPRVLEENGKSYWFTDRESMETDIREHRFLEHGEHGGHLYGTKLDSVRELIRAGKMCVLDCSPAALKILHNSTEFMPYVIFIAAPGMEQLKSLYDLGRSTGASSRNLTEDDLRSTLEESAALQRAYEKYIDLVIVNEDFDNTFRQVIAALDALATEHQWVPVNWIY; encoded by the exons ATGGCCACGCCCGAGTTCACTCTCACGTCACTGCGACCCTGTTGGCATCCCTCGCTTTTCACCCACTTGCCACCCTCTTTTAACTTCCCTCAACCGCTGCTACTGTCGCCGCCGTATGCGACGATGCGCTGTTCGTGGCCCGTGTATTCACAGCTGATTATGAACGAGTGCGTCGTTACTGTTCCAGCTGCGTTCATGCACGTACGTGACAATATCGAAGAACTGGGTAAAGTTGCCGATGACACGGACCTGCTGTTTCTGAAGGGACTTCTTGACAGCCCGGTAGTTACATCTCTCGTTAAA GTCCAGGAGCGTCTTGAGGATCCGCCGGTGCCTGTGGAACCGGTATGCTCGTCCGTCTGTGACATCGTCGACGAGGTGTGTCACGCCTTTCGAGCTTCCGGCAATCTGAACGCCAGAGAGCTGGTGAATCTTCTCAATAGCTCGCATCTGAAAGCGCTTTTGGAGACACACGACGCGATTGTGGAACGCAGAGGAGCATCTTCTGAGTCGAAGCCTTCCGTGGTGACGATGCCAACGAACAAGAAAGAAGAGGCGCCTATCAGGGTGGTCGGCTTTAGAAGACAACCAGATGAACCTTTG GGACTAACAGTGCAGGTCGACGAGTCTGGAAACTTAATTATCGCCAGAATTCTCGGTGGCAGCACAGCGGCTCGTCAAGAGCTGCTGAGAGCAGGCGAAGTAATACTCGAAGTCAATGGAAAACGAGTTCGAAATCCCGAAGAGCTCCAACAGGCGATTCAAGACGCCAAGGACAATTTATCTTTGAAATTGGCTCCGGGCATCGCTTCCGATGCGAATCGGCTTCTCAAGTCCACG TGTTACATGAGAGCTCTCTTCGATTACGATCCATCGGAGGACACGTTGTTGCCTTGCAAAGAAATCGGTCTACCTTTTCAAAAGGGCGACATTCTCCAGATCGTTGATCAGGCCGATCCAAACTGGTGGCAGGCGCGAAGAGTGGAGGGCGAGAGTCTCGGCTCACCAGGTCTGGTACCCTCCTTGGAGCTGGAAGAGCGCAGAAAAGCCTTCGTGCCGCCCGAGGCCGATTTCGTTCACAAGATTAGCATCTGCGGTACAAGAATAtccaagaaaaaaaagaggaagatgTATCAATCTAAGTCGAACGGCGAATTCGACAGTGCCGAGCTGCTTCTCTACGAGGAGGTCGCTCGAATGCCGCCGTTCCGTCGCAAAACCTTAGCCCTGGTCGGTCCACGCGGCGTAGGCCGGCGGACCTTGAAAAATAGATTGATCAATAGCGATACCGATAAATTCGGCACTATAGTACCAT ATACATCGAGACCGCCTAGAGTTCTCGAAGAAAACGGTAAAAGCTACTGGTTTACCGATCGCGAGTCCATGGAGACTGACATCAGAGAGCACAGATTCTTAGAACACGGTGAACACGGTGGACACCTGTACGGTACTAAATTGGATTCTGTACGAGAACTGATAAGGGCTGGCAAGATGTGCGTGTTGGACTGCAGTCCGGCCGCGCTCAAGATCCTCCATAACAGTACAGAATTTATGCCTTACGTCATATTTATCGCCGCACCCGGAATGGAGCAGCTGAAATCTTTATACGATCTCGGGAGGTCGACTGGTGCCAGCAGTCGGAATCTAACG GAAGACGATTTGAGATCCACATTAGAGGAGTCCGCGGCCTTGCAAAGAGCTTACGAAAAGTACATCGACTTAGTGATCGTGAATGAAGATTTTGATAACACGTTCAGGCAGGTGATTGCAGCTTTGGATGCCTTAGCCACGGAGCATCAATGGGTTCCAGTTAATtggatatattaa
- the vari gene encoding protein PALS2 isoform X1, with translation MATPEFTLTSLRPCWHPSLFTHLPPSFNFPQPLLLSPPYATMRCSWPVYSQLIMNECVVTVPAAFMHVRDNIEELGKVADDTDLLFLKGLLDSPVVTSLVKVQERLEDPPVPVEPVCSSVCDIVDEVCHAFRASGNLNARELVNLLNSSHLKALLETHDAIVERRGASSESKPSVVTMPTNKKEEAPIRVVGFRRQPDEPLGLTVQVDESGNLIIARILGGSTAARQELLRAGEVILEVNGKRVRNPEELQQAIQDAKDNLSLKLAPGIASDANRLLKSTCYMRALFDYDPSEDTLLPCKEIGLPFQKGDILQIVDQADPNWWQARRVEGESLGSPGLVPSLELEERRKAFVPPEADFVHKISICGTRISKKKKRKMYQSKSNGEFDSAELLLYEEVARMPPFRRKTLALVGPRGVGRRTLKNRLINSDTDKFGTIVPYTSRPPRVLEENGKSYWFTDRESMETDIREHRFLEHGEHGGHLYGTKLDSVRELIRAGKMCVLDCSPAALKILHNSTEFMPYVIFIAAPGMEQLKSLYDLGRSTGASSRNLTFDRQSSIRYSSRRARTLESLASLYEEDDLRSTLEESAALQRAYEKYIDLVIVNEDFDNTFRQVIAALDALATEHQWVPVNWIY, from the exons ATGGCCACGCCCGAGTTCACTCTCACGTCACTGCGACCCTGTTGGCATCCCTCGCTTTTCACCCACTTGCCACCCTCTTTTAACTTCCCTCAACCGCTGCTACTGTCGCCGCCGTATGCGACGATGCGCTGTTCGTGGCCCGTGTATTCACAGCTGATTATGAACGAGTGCGTCGTTACTGTTCCAGCTGCGTTCATGCACGTACGTGACAATATCGAAGAACTGGGTAAAGTTGCCGATGACACGGACCTGCTGTTTCTGAAGGGACTTCTTGACAGCCCGGTAGTTACATCTCTCGTTAAA GTCCAGGAGCGTCTTGAGGATCCGCCGGTGCCTGTGGAACCGGTATGCTCGTCCGTCTGTGACATCGTCGACGAGGTGTGTCACGCCTTTCGAGCTTCCGGCAATCTGAACGCCAGAGAGCTGGTGAATCTTCTCAATAGCTCGCATCTGAAAGCGCTTTTGGAGACACACGACGCGATTGTGGAACGCAGAGGAGCATCTTCTGAGTCGAAGCCTTCCGTGGTGACGATGCCAACGAACAAGAAAGAAGAGGCGCCTATCAGGGTGGTCGGCTTTAGAAGACAACCAGATGAACCTTTG GGACTAACAGTGCAGGTCGACGAGTCTGGAAACTTAATTATCGCCAGAATTCTCGGTGGCAGCACAGCGGCTCGTCAAGAGCTGCTGAGAGCAGGCGAAGTAATACTCGAAGTCAATGGAAAACGAGTTCGAAATCCCGAAGAGCTCCAACAGGCGATTCAAGACGCCAAGGACAATTTATCTTTGAAATTGGCTCCGGGCATCGCTTCCGATGCGAATCGGCTTCTCAAGTCCACG TGTTACATGAGAGCTCTCTTCGATTACGATCCATCGGAGGACACGTTGTTGCCTTGCAAAGAAATCGGTCTACCTTTTCAAAAGGGCGACATTCTCCAGATCGTTGATCAGGCCGATCCAAACTGGTGGCAGGCGCGAAGAGTGGAGGGCGAGAGTCTCGGCTCACCAGGTCTGGTACCCTCCTTGGAGCTGGAAGAGCGCAGAAAAGCCTTCGTGCCGCCCGAGGCCGATTTCGTTCACAAGATTAGCATCTGCGGTACAAGAATAtccaagaaaaaaaagaggaagatgTATCAATCTAAGTCGAACGGCGAATTCGACAGTGCCGAGCTGCTTCTCTACGAGGAGGTCGCTCGAATGCCGCCGTTCCGTCGCAAAACCTTAGCCCTGGTCGGTCCACGCGGCGTAGGCCGGCGGACCTTGAAAAATAGATTGATCAATAGCGATACCGATAAATTCGGCACTATAGTACCAT ATACATCGAGACCGCCTAGAGTTCTCGAAGAAAACGGTAAAAGCTACTGGTTTACCGATCGCGAGTCCATGGAGACTGACATCAGAGAGCACAGATTCTTAGAACACGGTGAACACGGTGGACACCTGTACGGTACTAAATTGGATTCTGTACGAGAACTGATAAGGGCTGGCAAGATGTGCGTGTTGGACTGCAGTCCGGCCGCGCTCAAGATCCTCCATAACAGTACAGAATTTATGCCTTACGTCATATTTATCGCCGCACCCGGAATGGAGCAGCTGAAATCTTTATACGATCTCGGGAGGTCGACTGGTGCCAGCAGTCGGAATCTAACG TTCGACCGTCAGAGTTCCATCAGATACAGTTCCAGAAGAGCCAGAACGTTGGAATCCCTTGCATCTTTATATGAG GAAGACGATTTGAGATCCACATTAGAGGAGTCCGCGGCCTTGCAAAGAGCTTACGAAAAGTACATCGACTTAGTGATCGTGAATGAAGATTTTGATAACACGTTCAGGCAGGTGATTGCAGCTTTGGATGCCTTAGCCACGGAGCATCAATGGGTTCCAGTTAATtggatatattaa
- the vari gene encoding protein PALS2 isoform X5, which yields MHVRDNIEELGKVADDTDLLFLKGLLDSPVVTSLVKVQERLEDPPVPVEPVCSSVCDIVDEVCHAFRASGNLNARELVNLLNSSHLKALLETHDAIVERRGASSESKPSVVTMPTNKKEEAPIRVVGFRRQPDEPLGLTVQVDESGNLIIARILGGSTAARQELLRAGEVILEVNGKRVRNPEELQQAIQDAKDNLSLKLAPGIASDANRLLKSTCYMRALFDYDPSEDTLLPCKEIGLPFQKGDILQIVDQADPNWWQARRVEGESLGSPGLVPSLELEERRKAFVPPEADFVHKISICGTRISKKKKRKMYQSKSNGEFDSAELLLYEEVARMPPFRRKTLALVGPRGVGRRTLKNRLINSDTDKFGTIVPYTSRPPRVLEENGKSYWFTDRESMETDIREHRFLEHGEHGGHLYGTKLDSVRELIRAGKMCVLDCSPAALKILHNSTEFMPYVIFIAAPGMEQLKSLYDLGRSTGASSRNLTFDRQSSIRYSSRRARTLESLASLYEEDDLRSTLEESAALQRAYEKYIDLVIVNEDFDNTFRQVIAALDALATEHQWVPVNWIY from the exons ATGCACGTACGTGACAATATCGAAGAACTGGGTAAAGTTGCCGATGACACGGACCTGCTGTTTCTGAAGGGACTTCTTGACAGCCCGGTAGTTACATCTCTCGTTAAA GTCCAGGAGCGTCTTGAGGATCCGCCGGTGCCTGTGGAACCGGTATGCTCGTCCGTCTGTGACATCGTCGACGAGGTGTGTCACGCCTTTCGAGCTTCCGGCAATCTGAACGCCAGAGAGCTGGTGAATCTTCTCAATAGCTCGCATCTGAAAGCGCTTTTGGAGACACACGACGCGATTGTGGAACGCAGAGGAGCATCTTCTGAGTCGAAGCCTTCCGTGGTGACGATGCCAACGAACAAGAAAGAAGAGGCGCCTATCAGGGTGGTCGGCTTTAGAAGACAACCAGATGAACCTTTG GGACTAACAGTGCAGGTCGACGAGTCTGGAAACTTAATTATCGCCAGAATTCTCGGTGGCAGCACAGCGGCTCGTCAAGAGCTGCTGAGAGCAGGCGAAGTAATACTCGAAGTCAATGGAAAACGAGTTCGAAATCCCGAAGAGCTCCAACAGGCGATTCAAGACGCCAAGGACAATTTATCTTTGAAATTGGCTCCGGGCATCGCTTCCGATGCGAATCGGCTTCTCAAGTCCACG TGTTACATGAGAGCTCTCTTCGATTACGATCCATCGGAGGACACGTTGTTGCCTTGCAAAGAAATCGGTCTACCTTTTCAAAAGGGCGACATTCTCCAGATCGTTGATCAGGCCGATCCAAACTGGTGGCAGGCGCGAAGAGTGGAGGGCGAGAGTCTCGGCTCACCAGGTCTGGTACCCTCCTTGGAGCTGGAAGAGCGCAGAAAAGCCTTCGTGCCGCCCGAGGCCGATTTCGTTCACAAGATTAGCATCTGCGGTACAAGAATAtccaagaaaaaaaagaggaagatgTATCAATCTAAGTCGAACGGCGAATTCGACAGTGCCGAGCTGCTTCTCTACGAGGAGGTCGCTCGAATGCCGCCGTTCCGTCGCAAAACCTTAGCCCTGGTCGGTCCACGCGGCGTAGGCCGGCGGACCTTGAAAAATAGATTGATCAATAGCGATACCGATAAATTCGGCACTATAGTACCAT ATACATCGAGACCGCCTAGAGTTCTCGAAGAAAACGGTAAAAGCTACTGGTTTACCGATCGCGAGTCCATGGAGACTGACATCAGAGAGCACAGATTCTTAGAACACGGTGAACACGGTGGACACCTGTACGGTACTAAATTGGATTCTGTACGAGAACTGATAAGGGCTGGCAAGATGTGCGTGTTGGACTGCAGTCCGGCCGCGCTCAAGATCCTCCATAACAGTACAGAATTTATGCCTTACGTCATATTTATCGCCGCACCCGGAATGGAGCAGCTGAAATCTTTATACGATCTCGGGAGGTCGACTGGTGCCAGCAGTCGGAATCTAACG TTCGACCGTCAGAGTTCCATCAGATACAGTTCCAGAAGAGCCAGAACGTTGGAATCCCTTGCATCTTTATATGAG GAAGACGATTTGAGATCCACATTAGAGGAGTCCGCGGCCTTGCAAAGAGCTTACGAAAAGTACATCGACTTAGTGATCGTGAATGAAGATTTTGATAACACGTTCAGGCAGGTGATTGCAGCTTTGGATGCCTTAGCCACGGAGCATCAATGGGTTCCAGTTAATtggatatattaa
- the vari gene encoding MAGUK p55 subfamily member 2 isoform X6, producing the protein MPTNKKEEAPIRVVGFRRQPDEPLGLTVQVDESGNLIIARILGGSTAARQELLRAGEVILEVNGKRVRNPEELQQAIQDAKDNLSLKLAPGIASDANRLLKSTCYMRALFDYDPSEDTLLPCKEIGLPFQKGDILQIVDQADPNWWQARRVEGESLGSPGLVPSLELEERRKAFVPPEADFVHKISICGTRISKKKKRKMYQSKSNGEFDSAELLLYEEVARMPPFRRKTLALVGPRGVGRRTLKNRLINSDTDKFGTIVPYTSRPPRVLEENGKSYWFTDRESMETDIREHRFLEHGEHGGHLYGTKLDSVRELIRAGKMCVLDCSPAALKILHNSTEFMPYVIFIAAPGMEQLKSLYDLGRSTGASSRNLTFDRQSSIRYSSRRARTLESLASLYEEDDLRSTLEESAALQRAYEKYIDLVIVNEDFDNTFRQVIAALDALATEHQWVPVNWIY; encoded by the exons ATGCCAACGAACAAGAAAGAAGAGGCGCCTATCAGGGTGGTCGGCTTTAGAAGACAACCAGATGAACCTTTG GGACTAACAGTGCAGGTCGACGAGTCTGGAAACTTAATTATCGCCAGAATTCTCGGTGGCAGCACAGCGGCTCGTCAAGAGCTGCTGAGAGCAGGCGAAGTAATACTCGAAGTCAATGGAAAACGAGTTCGAAATCCCGAAGAGCTCCAACAGGCGATTCAAGACGCCAAGGACAATTTATCTTTGAAATTGGCTCCGGGCATCGCTTCCGATGCGAATCGGCTTCTCAAGTCCACG TGTTACATGAGAGCTCTCTTCGATTACGATCCATCGGAGGACACGTTGTTGCCTTGCAAAGAAATCGGTCTACCTTTTCAAAAGGGCGACATTCTCCAGATCGTTGATCAGGCCGATCCAAACTGGTGGCAGGCGCGAAGAGTGGAGGGCGAGAGTCTCGGCTCACCAGGTCTGGTACCCTCCTTGGAGCTGGAAGAGCGCAGAAAAGCCTTCGTGCCGCCCGAGGCCGATTTCGTTCACAAGATTAGCATCTGCGGTACAAGAATAtccaagaaaaaaaagaggaagatgTATCAATCTAAGTCGAACGGCGAATTCGACAGTGCCGAGCTGCTTCTCTACGAGGAGGTCGCTCGAATGCCGCCGTTCCGTCGCAAAACCTTAGCCCTGGTCGGTCCACGCGGCGTAGGCCGGCGGACCTTGAAAAATAGATTGATCAATAGCGATACCGATAAATTCGGCACTATAGTACCAT ATACATCGAGACCGCCTAGAGTTCTCGAAGAAAACGGTAAAAGCTACTGGTTTACCGATCGCGAGTCCATGGAGACTGACATCAGAGAGCACAGATTCTTAGAACACGGTGAACACGGTGGACACCTGTACGGTACTAAATTGGATTCTGTACGAGAACTGATAAGGGCTGGCAAGATGTGCGTGTTGGACTGCAGTCCGGCCGCGCTCAAGATCCTCCATAACAGTACAGAATTTATGCCTTACGTCATATTTATCGCCGCACCCGGAATGGAGCAGCTGAAATCTTTATACGATCTCGGGAGGTCGACTGGTGCCAGCAGTCGGAATCTAACG TTCGACCGTCAGAGTTCCATCAGATACAGTTCCAGAAGAGCCAGAACGTTGGAATCCCTTGCATCTTTATATGAG GAAGACGATTTGAGATCCACATTAGAGGAGTCCGCGGCCTTGCAAAGAGCTTACGAAAAGTACATCGACTTAGTGATCGTGAATGAAGATTTTGATAACACGTTCAGGCAGGTGATTGCAGCTTTGGATGCCTTAGCCACGGAGCATCAATGGGTTCCAGTTAATtggatatattaa